One Nostocoides sp. HKS02 genomic window carries:
- the pyk gene encoding pyruvate kinase, with the protein MRRAKIVCTLGPAVSTPERIRELVSAGMDIARLNLSHGAYADHEEIYRHIRAASDESGHAVGILVDLQGPKIRTARFKDGPVDLAAGDVFTITTRDVDGDKDEVGTTYKGLPGDVHVGDLLLIDDGKVALEAIEVTDTDVRTVVRVPGTVSNNKGINLPGVAVSVPALSEKDKEDLRWALRLRADMIALSFVRSAKDLDDVYEVMDEVGARLPVIAKIEKPQAVDNLEEIIAAFDGVMVARGDLGVELPLEEVPIVQKRAIELARRQAKPVIVATQVLESMIENPRPTRAEASDAANAVLDGADALMLSGETSVGAHPIEAVLMMARIIESTEEHGLERIPPLGTRPHTMGGAVSAAAVEIGELLGVKYLITFSQSGDTAKRMSRIRPRIPMLAFTPEQHTRSRLALAWGIETFLVPMARHTDQMARQVDLTLLANGRAKEGDLVVIVAGSPPGIPGSTNALRVHKMGDAINKVAPAYEDLDTGSA; encoded by the coding sequence ATGCGTCGCGCCAAAATCGTCTGCACCCTCGGCCCGGCAGTTTCCACTCCGGAGCGGATCCGTGAGCTCGTCTCCGCGGGCATGGACATCGCCCGGCTGAACCTCTCGCACGGGGCGTATGCCGACCACGAGGAGATCTACCGCCACATCCGCGCAGCGAGCGACGAGAGTGGCCACGCGGTCGGCATCCTCGTCGACCTGCAGGGCCCCAAGATCCGCACGGCGCGGTTCAAGGACGGCCCGGTCGACCTGGCGGCCGGTGACGTCTTCACCATCACCACCCGCGACGTCGACGGCGACAAAGACGAGGTCGGCACCACGTACAAGGGCCTGCCGGGGGACGTCCACGTCGGGGACCTGCTGCTGATCGACGACGGCAAGGTCGCCCTCGAGGCCATCGAGGTGACCGACACCGACGTCCGCACCGTCGTGCGCGTCCCGGGCACGGTCTCCAACAACAAGGGCATCAACCTGCCGGGGGTCGCGGTTTCCGTCCCGGCCCTGTCCGAGAAGGACAAGGAGGACCTGCGCTGGGCGCTGCGACTGCGGGCGGACATGATCGCCCTGTCGTTCGTGCGCTCCGCGAAGGACCTCGACGACGTCTACGAGGTCATGGACGAGGTCGGCGCCCGGCTGCCGGTGATCGCCAAGATCGAGAAGCCCCAGGCCGTCGACAACCTCGAGGAGATCATCGCGGCCTTCGACGGCGTGATGGTGGCGCGCGGTGACCTCGGCGTGGAGCTCCCGCTCGAGGAGGTGCCGATCGTGCAGAAGCGCGCGATCGAGCTCGCCCGGCGCCAGGCCAAGCCCGTCATCGTCGCCACCCAGGTGCTCGAGTCGATGATCGAGAACCCTCGCCCGACTCGCGCCGAAGCCTCCGACGCGGCGAACGCCGTCCTCGACGGCGCCGACGCGCTCATGCTCTCGGGTGAGACGAGTGTGGGGGCCCACCCGATCGAGGCGGTGCTGATGATGGCTCGCATCATCGAGAGCACCGAGGAGCACGGGCTCGAGCGCATCCCACCCCTTGGCACCCGCCCGCACACCATGGGTGGCGCGGTGTCGGCCGCGGCGGTCGAGATCGGCGAGCTGCTCGGCGTGAAGTACCTCATCACCTTCAGCCAGTCCGGCGACACCGCGAAACGCATGTCCCGCATCCGCCCGCGGATCCCGATGCTCGCGTTCACCCCTGAGCAGCACACCCGGTCGCGCCTCGCGCTGGCCTGGGGGATCGAGACCTTCCTCGTGCCGATGGCCCGGCACACCGACCAGATGGCCCGTCAGGTCGACCTGACCCTGCTCGCCAACGGCCGGGCCAAGGAGGGCGACCTGGTCGTCATCGTCGCGGGGTCGCCGCCCGGCATCCCCGGGTCGACGAACGCGCTGCGCGTGCACAAGATGGGCGACGCGATCAACAAGGTCGCGCCGGCCTACGAGGACCTCGACACCGGGTCCGCCTGA
- a CDS encoding MerR family transcriptional regulator — translation MTGPVPDGDRGVYGISVAADLVGMGVQNLRLYEARGLLEPERTEGGTRRYSANDLERLRRIGDLLDAGLNLAGIGMVLDLEGENARLRQEQEEPPWPAVTTTSRAPRSRKRTGSTRNSPPTPA, via the coding sequence ATGACAGGACCGGTACCCGATGGGGACCGCGGCGTGTACGGCATCTCGGTGGCCGCCGACCTGGTCGGCATGGGCGTGCAGAACCTGCGCCTGTACGAGGCTCGCGGCCTGCTCGAACCCGAACGCACCGAGGGGGGCACCCGCCGGTACAGCGCGAACGACCTGGAGCGGCTGCGGCGGATCGGGGACCTGCTCGACGCCGGCCTCAACCTCGCCGGAATAGGCATGGTCCTTGATCTGGAGGGAGAGAACGCCCGACTGCGCCAAGAACAGGAGGAACCACCATGGCCGGCAGTCACGACGACGAGTCGAGCACCGCGGTCCCGGAAGCGGACTGGCTCGACCAGGAACAGCCCGCCGACCCCCGCGTAG
- a CDS encoding Hsp20/alpha crystallin family protein encodes MLMRTDPFRELDRLTQQVFGPDGTLARPSVMPMDAWRDGDVFHVEFDLPGVSQDSIDIDVERNVVTVKAERPARASDAELLAAERPRGVFSRQLVLGDNLDTDRIEASYDAGVLTLKIPVAEQAKPRKIEISSRHEGQQAISA; translated from the coding sequence ATGCTGATGCGCACCGACCCGTTCCGTGAGCTGGACCGCCTGACCCAGCAGGTCTTCGGCCCCGACGGCACCTTGGCGCGACCGTCGGTCATGCCGATGGACGCCTGGCGCGACGGTGACGTCTTCCATGTCGAGTTCGACCTGCCCGGAGTGAGCCAGGACTCCATCGACATCGACGTGGAACGCAACGTCGTCACGGTCAAGGCCGAGCGGCCGGCCCGGGCCAGCGACGCGGAGCTCCTCGCCGCAGAACGTCCGCGCGGGGTGTTCAGCCGCCAGCTCGTGCTCGGGGACAACCTGGACACCGACCGCATCGAGGCCAGCTACGACGCCGGGGTGCTCACCTTGAAGATCCCGGTCGCCGAGCAGGCCAAGCCGCGCAAGATCGAGATCAGCAGCAGGCACGAAGGCCAGCAGGCCATCAGCGCCTGA
- a CDS encoding carbohydrate ABC transporter permease: MTTRTSPLKQTLIYGALTIFALIFIVPFLIQIVTSVKTDPDAASHPLSLVPNPLSLTAWKTIFGSGVVPFPTWIKNSVLIAVIVTLARVFLDSLAGYALARLKFRGRGAVFGALLAVMSVPGVALLIPKFLMVNYLGIYDTYTAMILPLVVDAAGVFIMKQFFDSVPISIEEAARMDGASIFRTFWSVVLPMARPALITLTILSFQGSWNEFSHFIVVTKGTTDHMTLVTGLASLTSGQLGAGTQFPLKLGAALLTTIPVAVLFFSLQRYFIRGANEGGVKG, translated from the coding sequence ATGACCACCCGCACCAGCCCCCTGAAGCAGACGCTCATCTACGGGGCACTGACCATCTTCGCCCTGATCTTCATCGTGCCCTTCCTCATCCAGATCGTGACCTCGGTCAAGACCGATCCGGACGCGGCATCGCACCCGTTGTCGCTCGTCCCGAACCCCCTGAGCCTGACCGCCTGGAAAACGATCTTCGGCAGCGGCGTCGTGCCCTTCCCGACCTGGATCAAGAACTCGGTGCTCATCGCCGTCATCGTCACGCTCGCCCGGGTCTTCCTCGACAGCCTCGCCGGCTACGCACTGGCACGGCTGAAGTTCCGCGGTCGCGGCGCAGTCTTCGGCGCCCTGCTCGCCGTCATGAGCGTGCCCGGAGTCGCCCTGCTCATCCCCAAGTTCCTGATGGTCAACTACCTCGGCATCTACGACACCTACACGGCGATGATCCTGCCCCTCGTCGTCGACGCAGCCGGCGTCTTCATCATGAAGCAGTTCTTCGACTCGGTCCCCATCTCGATCGAAGAGGCCGCCCGCATGGACGGCGCCTCGATCTTCCGGACCTTCTGGTCAGTCGTGCTGCCCATGGCCCGGCCAGCGCTGATCACCCTGACGATCCTGTCCTTCCAAGGTTCCTGGAACGAGTTCAGCCACTTCATCGTCGTGACCAAGGGCACGACCGACCACATGACACTCGTCACCGGCCTCGCATCCCTCACGAGCGGCCAGCTCGGCGCCGGCACCCAGTTCCCGCTCAAGCTCGGAGCAGCGCTACTCACCACGATCCCGGTCGCGGTGCTCTTCTTCTCCCTGCAGCGCTACTTCATCCGCGGCGCCAACGAAGGCGGCGTCAAAGGCTGA
- a CDS encoding carbohydrate ABC transporter permease: MAISTVFLFIFSSTGVVNGLLKVVGLSGPDWFTDDRGLIHLLFNALGVDNPGWGQHDILGRSLWDWLSGPSVAMSVIIILVVWTTSGTFMLMFIAALQDLPVEIDEAAALDGATGWKKLRNVTIPMIRPVLFLVLTLGLIGTWQVFDQIYVMGKGAPNGTTLSPAFLSYRQSFGNFKYGSGAAMAFVVFLIIVVLTQIQRWALTDKDERPSPFRRRKGARA; the protein is encoded by the coding sequence ATCGCCATCTCGACGGTTTTCCTCTTCATCTTCTCCAGCACCGGCGTTGTCAACGGCCTGCTCAAGGTCGTCGGCCTCAGCGGGCCGGACTGGTTCACCGACGACCGCGGCCTCATCCACCTGCTCTTCAACGCCCTCGGCGTGGACAACCCGGGTTGGGGTCAGCACGACATCCTGGGCCGCAGCCTCTGGGACTGGCTGTCCGGCCCCTCGGTGGCGATGAGCGTCATCATCATCCTCGTCGTCTGGACGACCTCGGGCACCTTCATGCTCATGTTCATCGCCGCCCTGCAAGACCTGCCCGTAGAGATCGACGAGGCAGCAGCCCTCGACGGCGCCACCGGCTGGAAGAAGCTGCGCAACGTGACCATCCCGATGATCCGGCCGGTCCTGTTCCTGGTGCTCACCCTTGGCCTCATCGGCACCTGGCAGGTCTTCGACCAGATCTACGTCATGGGCAAGGGCGCACCCAACGGAACAACCCTCTCCCCCGCGTTCCTGTCCTACCGACAGAGCTTCGGCAACTTCAAGTACGGCTCAGGCGCCGCGATGGCCTTCGTCGTCTTCTTGATCATCGTCGTGCTCACCCAGATCCAGCGGTGGGCACTGACCGACAAGGACGAACGACCCTCACCGTTCCGCCGCCGGAAGGGAGCACGCGCATGA